The following coding sequences are from one Coleofasciculus sp. FACHB-1120 window:
- a CDS encoding glycerate kinase has translation MDSLRQIFNDWIARKTPTSAQLEHLAAQALADDLRAKAFGITPANVEEVIRKRSHLFLLIYPHLSSVLSPQFLVLSLETLWNLWLPLATKLAQERQQLGRPLIQGILGGQGTGKTTLGAVLTLILKHLGNSTLSLSLDDLYKTYRDRLALRKQDPRLIWRGPPGTHDIQLGLDVLDCLRQPSGQPIPVPRFDKSVWEGAGDRTQPEIVQDIDIVLFEGWFVGVRPIDPATFDNAPPPILTAAERTFARDMNARLQDYVPLWERLDRLMLLYPVDYRLSVQWRRQAEHDMIAAGKSGMTDSEIDEFVKYFWKSLHPELFIKPLTRNPRTVDLVVEINPDHSPGDVYRPSDRTD, from the coding sequence ATGGACTCTCTTCGCCAAATTTTTAACGATTGGATCGCTAGAAAAACGCCGACTTCAGCACAGTTGGAACATTTGGCAGCACAGGCGCTAGCCGATGACTTACGGGCGAAAGCTTTTGGCATCACACCCGCCAATGTGGAGGAAGTCATCCGCAAGCGATCGCATTTGTTCCTCTTAATCTATCCCCATCTTTCCTCAGTTCTTAGCCCGCAGTTCCTAGTCCTCAGTTTAGAAACGCTCTGGAACCTCTGGCTTCCCCTAGCCACAAAACTAGCGCAAGAGCGGCAACAGTTAGGACGCCCCCTCATCCAGGGAATTTTAGGGGGACAGGGAACTGGCAAAACGACTCTGGGAGCCGTCCTTACCTTAATTCTCAAACACCTAGGGAACTCGACACTCAGCCTGTCTCTGGATGACCTCTACAAAACCTATCGCGATCGCCTCGCCCTAAGAAAGCAAGACCCCCGCTTAATCTGGCGCGGGCCACCTGGAACCCACGATATTCAGTTGGGTTTAGACGTTTTGGACTGTCTGCGTCAGCCATCTGGGCAACCGATCCCAGTCCCTCGCTTTGATAAATCTGTCTGGGAAGGTGCCGGTGATAGGACGCAGCCAGAAATTGTCCAAGACATCGATATCGTCTTGTTTGAAGGCTGGTTTGTCGGCGTCCGTCCCATTGACCCCGCTACCTTTGACAACGCGCCACCGCCGATTCTAACCGCCGCTGAGCGAACGTTTGCCCGTGACATGAATGCCCGATTGCAGGACTATGTACCTTTATGGGAACGGTTAGATCGGTTGATGTTGCTATATCCCGTTGATTATCGTCTGTCTGTGCAGTGGCGACGGCAGGCAGAACACGACATGATTGCCGCTGGTAAATCTGGCATGACCGATTCAGAAATTGATGAATTTGTCAAGTATTTCTGGAAATCGCTCCACCCAGAGTTATTTATCAAACCGCTGACGAGAAATCCCCGGACGGTAGACTTGGTGGTTGAGATTAATCCTGACCACTCTCCCGGTGACGTTTATCGACCGAGCGATCGCACCGATTAA
- a CDS encoding DUF565 domain-containing protein yields the protein MQRTRLNNLFDVVSQQLRRWFRNPWRRISLVVMSLLVGVFLGTAIPTTAGQTANWDVIAAGFLIFFTETVNRFVYGRNRRVVPTGEGVPNRLLVTEMLNALKIGLTYSLFIEAFKLGS from the coding sequence ATGCAAAGAACTCGTCTCAACAATCTCTTTGATGTTGTCAGCCAACAGCTGAGGCGATGGTTTCGCAATCCCTGGCGACGCATATCGCTGGTGGTGATGAGCCTATTAGTGGGCGTGTTTCTAGGAACCGCTATTCCCACAACAGCAGGACAAACCGCTAACTGGGATGTGATTGCCGCTGGATTTTTGATTTTCTTCACCGAAACCGTGAATCGGTTCGTTTACGGCAGAAACCGGCGAGTTGTGCCAACAGGTGAAGGTGTTCCCAACCGCTTATTAGTGACAGAAATGTTGAATGCCCTGAAAATCGGTCTGACTTACAGCTTATTTATTGAAGCCTTTAAACTTGGTTCGTGA
- the tilS gene encoding tRNA lysidine(34) synthetase TilS, with the protein MANLSPWTPLHAQLHRILRDRHLLPRNQPLLVAVSGGQDSLCLIKLLLDLQPKWGWHLGIAHCDHRWRSDSQANANHVEQLARTWKVPFYLETAPEMPSITSEAAARQWRYQALSAIAQNNNFPYIVTGHTASDRAETLLYNLMRGSGADGLQALTWQRPLTSTLHPTLQLVRPLLEVTRAQTAQFCQEFQIPVWEDSTNQDFKYARNRIRQELLPYLQTHFNPQVEQALAKTAELLRADVQYLEEAAQKLLQQALENEDSPSPLSPQHGQGDAASKALSIDQRLDKRLNRLVLRQAPLALQRRVMRHFLASVLPIAPSFEQIEKLTALITAPNRSQTDPFPGGAIAQVDGAWISIKN; encoded by the coding sequence ATGGCTAATCTTTCCCCTTGGACGCCTCTCCATGCCCAATTGCATCGAATTTTACGCGATCGCCATCTCTTACCGCGAAACCAGCCGCTATTAGTTGCCGTCTCCGGAGGACAAGATTCCCTCTGTTTAATCAAATTACTGCTGGATTTGCAGCCAAAGTGGGGATGGCATCTGGGAATTGCTCACTGCGATCATCGCTGGCGTTCGGATTCCCAAGCAAATGCTAACCATGTGGAACAGTTGGCGAGAACCTGGAAAGTCCCCTTTTACCTAGAAACCGCCCCAGAAATGCCATCTATCACCTCTGAGGCAGCGGCGCGACAGTGGCGTTATCAAGCCTTGAGTGCGATCGCCCAAAACAATAACTTCCCCTACATTGTCACAGGCCACACCGCGAGCGATCGCGCCGAAACCCTCCTCTATAACCTGATGCGGGGCAGTGGTGCCGATGGATTACAAGCCCTAACTTGGCAGCGTCCACTGACTTCAACACTGCATCCAACACTGCAACTGGTGCGCCCTCTTCTAGAAGTCACCAGGGCACAAACCGCTCAATTTTGCCAAGAATTTCAGATTCCCGTTTGGGAAGATTCCACCAATCAAGACTTCAAGTATGCCCGTAACCGCATCCGCCAAGAGTTACTACCGTACTTACAAACTCACTTTAACCCCCAAGTTGAGCAAGCACTGGCAAAGACGGCAGAACTTTTACGGGCAGATGTGCAATATCTCGAAGAAGCCGCCCAGAAGCTGCTGCAACAAGCCTTAGAAAACGAAGACTCGCCCTCGCCACTCAGCCCTCAGCATGGGCAGGGAGACGCCGCCTCTAAAGCACTCAGCATTGACCAGAGACTTGACAAAAGACTGAATCGCCTCGTATTGCGTCAAGCCCCTCTAGCCCTGCAACGTCGCGTCATGCGGCACTTCCTCGCCTCAGTTCTACCCATCGCCCCCAGCTTCGAGCAAATCGAAAAATTGACTGCCTTAATTACAGCCCCCAACCGCTCTCAAACCGATCCGTTTCCTGGGGGCGCGATCGCACAAGTAGACGGCGCTTGGATTTCAATTAAAAATTAA
- a CDS encoding ATP-binding sensor histidine kinase, with protein sequence MSINLTGYQLSPLPLHEGAKTVIYQGTREAELTSVIVKALKAEYPTLEEISRLRHEYKILLPLDIEGVVKSLALENYNNGLALVLEYFDGESLEKVINSPLKTDLNQFLLIAIQLADTLTALHQKQIIHKDIKPHNILINSKTRQVKITDFSISSRLSRETQTQGNPTLLEGTLAYMSPEQTGRMNRSIDYRTDFYSLGVTFYQMLTGNLPFSSNDPLELVHFHIAKQPISPDQLNPKIPASISAIVMKLLAKNAEDRYQSAQGLKVDLEECLVQLQRNGKIEDFLPGQRDKSGQLLIPQKLYGRETEVTTLMDAFDRVSAGTTEMMLVSGYSGIGKSCLVQEVHKPVVRQHGYFIAGKFDQFKRNIPYAALIQALQELIRQLLTESQEQIVFWKEKIENALGAQGKIVIDVIPEVELITGVQPEVPQLEPSESQNRFNRVFQQFIHVFTKPEHPLVIFLDDLQWVDSASLKLIQLLMTEPGSQYLLMIGAYRDNEVSQTHPLMLALDELKKTEAVVNNILLRPLDIENVYQLVADTLQETERSKEVSELVFHKTQGNPFFLTQLLQTLHSECFLHFDFVESRWLWNLEKIQKIGITDYNVVELVARNIQKLSEKTQEVLKLAACIGNQFTLEALSIVNEQSLINTADDLWEALQAGLVLPLSNTYKIPLFFDQSEKGDFLIEDIRISYKFLHDRVQQAAYSLIPEERKKSTHLKIGQQLLHKTAKYALEENVFDIVNQLNIGVELLVNQADKDELAQLNLMAGKKAKAASAYEASARYLTAGLRLLTENSWQSHYDLTLTLHLESAEAEYLNINFEQAATLAEVALEQATSLIDEVKVNELQIQIYICQFQMVKAVDTGLQVLERLGITLVTLTSDESLVVELPGVADLDKIPAMTDPEKLAGLRILKTICAPVFMAKPEIFPQIILTMINLCIEHGNSALSAFAYGFYGLLLSGLGKIDAGYHAGKLALKLLEQFDAKELKAKVYNLFNANIRPWKEHAKNSVVYFQQGLQSGLETGDIEWASYCGANFCGYLYFTGDRLDSIVQQQAPYIEVLVKINLPTGIHFANIWRQLGLNFQGKAADKLLLIGESFNEAETLPQLIESKGGTGLFVAYVAKTILLYQFKDYEGAIASAALATEQAGSAFGFMQVAVLNFYHSLALLAHCPQVNDTEKQQYLDKVNANQENMKHWAYHAPMNYQHKYDLVEAEKARILKQTSSAMELYDLSIKGAKQQGYTQEEALANELTAEFYFSLGREKLAQFYLTEAYYTFIRWGATAKSKDLESRYAEFFSRLLVRETISIERTLTTTSTTGTGSAALDLAAIVKASIAISSEIVLEQLLEKLIHILVETAGARKGILLLKESNQWLLVAKKLLGKQSCSVLPSIPLESCDDLPISLIHYIERTKKTVVLDSATTEGLFINDPYIQKNQPKSILGFPIFHKRQLTGIFYLENDLTQGVFTSERLEVLKVLTSQVAISIENAQLYKNLQNYSHELEIKNSALSQKTQELEQALHQLQQTQTQLVQTEKISSLGQMVAGIAHEVNNPVGFISGNLHHASGYVHDLINLVNLYQQHFPNAPAEIEEEVETIELDYLIEDLPKLLTSMKVGTDRIREIMQSLRNFSRIDETTAKPADIHAGLDSTLMILQHRLKANAERPAIELVKEYGELPLVECYAGQLNQVFMNIMANAIDAIDELMITGARGINNRSESANNPLPKIRIHTEVINGEKVAIRIADNGPGMPEKVRQRLFESFFTTKPVGKGTGLGLSISYQIVVDKHGGQLSCISEPGQGTEFMIEIPLKAAFSKVL encoded by the coding sequence ATGAGCATCAACCTAACGGGTTATCAGCTTTCCCCTTTGCCCCTTCATGAAGGAGCCAAAACGGTTATTTATCAAGGTACTAGAGAGGCTGAACTAACCTCTGTGATTGTAAAAGCCCTGAAAGCCGAATATCCCACTCTCGAAGAAATTTCTCGATTGAGACATGAATATAAAATTTTACTGCCTTTGGATATAGAAGGGGTTGTCAAATCATTGGCATTAGAAAACTATAACAACGGTCTAGCGCTGGTATTAGAATATTTTGACGGAGAATCTCTTGAAAAAGTTATCAATTCTCCCCTCAAAACTGATTTAAACCAGTTTCTTCTGATTGCCATTCAGCTAGCAGATACCCTTACTGCCCTGCATCAAAAACAGATTATTCATAAAGATATTAAACCCCACAATATCCTGATAAATTCAAAAACTCGTCAAGTTAAAATAACAGATTTTAGCATTTCATCGCGTCTTTCCAGAGAAACTCAGACACAAGGTAATCCCACTTTACTAGAAGGCACCCTTGCCTATATGTCGCCCGAACAAACAGGGAGAATGAATCGGTCGATTGACTACCGTACCGACTTTTACTCCTTAGGCGTCACCTTTTATCAAATGCTGACGGGAAATTTACCTTTCTCTTCTAATGACCCGCTGGAACTCGTTCATTTTCACATTGCTAAACAACCCATTTCTCCCGACCAGCTCAATCCAAAAATCCCGGCGTCAATTTCAGCAATTGTAATGAAATTATTAGCTAAAAACGCTGAAGATCGATATCAAAGTGCCCAAGGATTAAAGGTAGATTTAGAGGAATGCCTCGTTCAATTGCAAAGAAATGGCAAAATTGAAGATTTCCTTCCAGGTCAGCGAGATAAATCTGGGCAATTGCTCATCCCCCAAAAACTGTATGGTCGTGAAACTGAAGTAACCACCCTAATGGATGCCTTTGACCGAGTCAGTGCTGGAACTACTGAAATGATGCTAGTTTCTGGTTATTCAGGCATTGGTAAATCTTGCTTAGTTCAGGAAGTTCATAAACCCGTTGTGCGCCAGCATGGATATTTTATTGCGGGTAAGTTTGACCAGTTTAAGCGAAATATTCCTTATGCTGCTCTAATTCAAGCTTTGCAAGAATTAATCCGACAACTATTAACGGAAAGTCAGGAACAGATAGTTTTTTGGAAGGAAAAGATAGAAAATGCTTTGGGAGCGCAAGGTAAGATCGTTATTGATGTTATACCCGAAGTCGAGCTAATTACTGGAGTTCAGCCAGAAGTTCCGCAACTAGAACCCAGTGAATCTCAAAATCGATTCAACCGGGTGTTCCAACAGTTTATTCATGTCTTTACAAAGCCAGAACATCCGTTAGTTATTTTCTTAGATGACTTACAGTGGGTAGATTCAGCTTCCTTAAAATTAATCCAACTGCTGATGACTGAACCCGGCAGTCAATATCTGTTAATGATTGGAGCCTATCGAGATAACGAAGTTAGTCAAACTCATCCGTTGATGCTGGCTTTAGACGAACTTAAAAAAACAGAGGCAGTTGTCAATAACATTCTTCTTCGTCCTTTGGATATTGAAAATGTCTATCAATTAGTAGCTGATACCCTTCAAGAAACCGAAAGATCGAAGGAAGTTTCTGAGCTTGTTTTTCATAAAACTCAAGGCAATCCCTTCTTTTTAACACAACTACTTCAGACGCTTCACTCTGAATGCTTTTTACACTTTGACTTTGTTGAAAGTCGCTGGCTCTGGAATCTTGAGAAAATCCAAAAGATTGGAATTACAGATTATAACGTCGTCGAACTGGTTGCCAGAAATATTCAAAAATTGTCGGAAAAAACCCAGGAAGTCCTAAAATTAGCTGCTTGCATTGGAAACCAATTTACCTTAGAGGCTCTATCCATTGTCAATGAGCAATCTTTAATCAATACTGCTGACGATTTGTGGGAGGCGCTTCAGGCTGGTTTAGTTTTACCTTTGAGCAATACTTATAAGATCCCTCTATTTTTTGACCAATCAGAAAAAGGAGATTTCCTGATAGAAGATATCAGGATTAGTTATAAATTTTTACACGACCGGGTGCAGCAGGCGGCTTATTCTTTGATTCCGGAAGAGCGGAAAAAATCAACTCACCTAAAAATTGGTCAGCAGTTGTTACATAAAACAGCTAAATATGCGCTGGAAGAGAATGTTTTTGATATTGTCAACCAGCTCAATATCGGGGTGGAGTTGCTTGTTAACCAAGCAGACAAAGATGAACTTGCCCAACTCAATCTGATGGCTGGGAAAAAAGCCAAAGCAGCATCGGCTTATGAAGCTTCTGCTAGATACTTAACCGCAGGGTTAAGACTGCTTACTGAAAATAGCTGGCAAAGCCACTATGATTTAACGCTCACACTTCATCTTGAGTCGGCGGAAGCAGAATACTTAAATATCAACTTTGAGCAGGCGGCTACTTTAGCTGAAGTTGCCCTAGAACAAGCTACAAGTTTAATCGACGAAGTAAAGGTAAACGAGCTACAAATCCAGATTTATATCTGTCAATTTCAGATGGTTAAAGCCGTCGATACAGGGCTACAAGTTTTGGAACGGCTGGGAATTACTCTCGTAACGTTAACAAGCGACGAGAGCTTGGTTGTTGAGTTGCCCGGAGTCGCAGACTTAGACAAGATCCCCGCAATGACAGATCCGGAGAAACTAGCGGGATTGCGAATTTTAAAAACGATTTGTGCGCCTGTTTTCATGGCAAAGCCAGAGATTTTTCCGCAGATAATATTAACTATGATTAATCTCTGTATTGAACATGGTAATTCGGCGCTATCTGCTTTCGCTTATGGTTTTTATGGCTTGTTGTTGTCAGGGCTTGGAAAGATAGATGCTGGATATCATGCGGGTAAATTGGCATTAAAGCTTCTAGAACAATTTGATGCTAAAGAACTCAAGGCGAAAGTCTATAACTTGTTTAACGCTAATATTAGACCGTGGAAAGAACATGCTAAAAATAGTGTTGTTTACTTCCAACAAGGGCTTCAAAGCGGCTTGGAAACGGGAGATATTGAATGGGCGAGTTATTGTGGCGCTAACTTTTGCGGATACTTATATTTTACGGGCGATCGCTTAGATTCTATCGTGCAGCAACAAGCCCCTTACATTGAGGTACTTGTAAAGATAAACCTGCCAACGGGTATCCATTTTGCGAATATCTGGAGACAACTGGGATTAAATTTTCAAGGTAAAGCTGCGGATAAACTTCTATTGATCGGGGAAAGTTTTAATGAAGCCGAAACCTTGCCCCAGTTAATTGAATCGAAAGGGGGCACTGGCTTATTTGTTGCCTATGTTGCTAAGACAATTCTTCTGTATCAATTTAAAGATTACGAGGGCGCGATCGCTAGCGCAGCTTTAGCCACAGAGCAAGCTGGATCTGCTTTTGGTTTTATGCAGGTTGCTGTACTTAATTTCTACCATTCTTTGGCTCTTTTAGCTCATTGTCCCCAAGTTAATGATACCGAGAAACAACAATACCTCGATAAAGTAAATGCCAACCAGGAAAATATGAAACACTGGGCGTACCACGCGCCAATGAATTATCAGCATAAATACGATCTAGTGGAGGCAGAAAAGGCGCGGATATTAAAACAAACTTCTAGCGCGATGGAGTTGTATGACCTCAGCATTAAAGGAGCCAAACAGCAAGGATATACCCAAGAAGAAGCACTGGCTAATGAATTGACGGCAGAGTTTTATTTCTCGCTTGGTAGAGAGAAGCTAGCTCAGTTTTATTTAACTGAAGCATACTATACCTTTATTCGGTGGGGAGCAACGGCAAAATCTAAAGATTTAGAATCAAGATATGCTGAGTTTTTCTCCCGGCTCCTGGTTAGAGAAACGATTAGCATTGAGAGAACTCTGACGACAACCTCCACAACAGGAACAGGTTCTGCTGCACTAGATTTGGCAGCAATTGTAAAGGCATCGATAGCGATTTCATCAGAAATTGTTCTCGAACAATTGCTAGAAAAATTGATCCATATCTTGGTTGAGACTGCCGGGGCGCGAAAAGGGATTCTTCTGTTAAAAGAATCAAATCAATGGTTGCTAGTTGCTAAAAAACTTTTGGGTAAACAAAGTTGTTCGGTTTTGCCCTCAATTCCCCTTGAAAGTTGTGATGATTTACCGATTTCGCTGATTCACTACATCGAAAGAACTAAAAAAACAGTAGTTTTAGACTCCGCAACTACAGAAGGACTCTTTATTAATGATCCATACATTCAGAAGAACCAACCTAAGTCTATCTTAGGGTTTCCTATTTTTCACAAAAGACAGTTGACGGGAATTTTTTACTTAGAAAATGACTTAACTCAAGGAGTTTTTACCTCAGAACGCCTAGAAGTTCTAAAAGTATTGACATCCCAAGTCGCCATTTCAATAGAGAATGCCCAACTTTACAAAAATCTGCAAAATTACTCTCACGAACTGGAAATTAAGAATAGCGCTTTATCCCAAAAAACTCAGGAACTAGAACAAGCTCTTCACCAGTTGCAACAAACTCAGACTCAATTAGTTCAAACTGAAAAAATATCTAGTTTAGGACAAATGGTTGCGGGGATAGCCCATGAAGTCAATAATCCAGTCGGGTTTATTTCCGGTAATCTGCATCATGCTTCTGGATATGTACACGATTTAATCAACTTAGTTAATCTTTATCAGCAACATTTTCCCAATGCGCCTGCCGAGATTGAAGAGGAAGTTGAGACAATCGAACTAGATTATCTGATAGAAGATTTGCCTAAATTGCTCACTTCGATGAAAGTAGGAACTGATCGAATTCGAGAGATCATGCAGTCGTTACGCAATTTCTCGCGAATTGACGAAACAACCGCAAAACCTGCGGACATTCACGCTGGTTTAGACAGCACGTTGATGATTCTACAGCATCGTCTGAAAGCGAACGCGGAGCGTCCGGCAATTGAGCTAGTGAAAGAGTATGGTGAGTTGCCTTTAGTGGAATGTTATGCCGGACAACTCAATCAGGTTTTTATGAATATTATGGCAAATGCAATTGATGCAATCGATGAGCTAATGATTACGGGGGCACGGGGGATAAATAATCGCTCCGAAAGTGCGAATAATCCCTTACCGAAGATTCGGATTCACACGGAAGTAATCAATGGTGAGAAAGTAGCGATTCGGATTGCTGACAATGGGCCAGGGATGCCGGAAAAAGTGCGGCAACGTTTGTTTGAATCCTTCTTTACAACGAAGCCGGTAGGCAAGGGGACGGGGCTAGGGTTATCTATCAGCTACCAGATTGTTGTAGATAAACATGGTGGGCAGTTGAGCTGTATTTCAGAGCCAGGACAAGGGACGGAGTTTATGATTGAGATTCCGCTCAAGGCAGCTTTTTCAAAAGTGTTGTAG
- a CDS encoding glycosyltransferase family 39 protein — translation MKFRVNRTVRSWWKSWEKHPSIAWSLSILWVLVVCLVAFVWNLGNIGLVDETEPLFAEAARQMTVTGDWITPYFNGETRFDKPPLVYWLMAIAYKLIGVNEWAVRLPSALSAIAVTGLGFYTLRYYGLPSPSAVTGQAREGTRRRQLWLSALLGAAAIALNPEMIVWGRTGVSDMLLTGCVGCALLSFFLGYVNTNQPALQTRWYLAFYVLVALAILTKGPVGIVLPVLIIGAFLLYLGKAQEVLREMFPIRGLALVLVLAVPWYVLVILRNGENYVNKFFGYHNLERFTGVVNHHWAPWYFYFLVVLLGFAPWSIYLPVAIARLRFWQCGKWRDSPRSTHLGLFALFWFAGIFGFFTVAVTKLPSYVLPLMPAAGILVALLFSDQLRTGVKGLRTEEEEVSTQELAVNQPEGEFPTQSSFLRPFFWSGVVNVVFLSVLAGAILYSPNFLGYDPAVPDLRQMVQRSGLTVRGGIIWGATAIWAGLLLLKRRRWRWLWSPNLIGFMAFIIFTITPAYFMMDQARQLPLRELSARIAQVQQPGEAILMIGFKKPSVVFYTQRPVNYFAKVASAMEYIEAIAATQAKPPSVLILTEPKYLEKSKLQPNQYQNLGASGAYQLIRLSKQIVASVQHRSSS, via the coding sequence ATGAAATTTAGGGTTAATCGAACGGTTAGAAGTTGGTGGAAATCTTGGGAGAAGCATCCCAGCATTGCCTGGAGTTTATCGATTCTGTGGGTGCTGGTGGTTTGCTTGGTGGCTTTTGTGTGGAATTTAGGGAATATCGGTCTGGTTGATGAAACTGAGCCGCTGTTTGCTGAAGCTGCCCGCCAGATGACGGTGACGGGAGATTGGATTACACCGTATTTTAATGGAGAGACGCGCTTTGATAAGCCGCCGTTAGTTTACTGGCTGATGGCGATCGCTTATAAACTGATTGGCGTCAATGAATGGGCGGTGCGATTGCCTTCGGCGCTGTCTGCGATCGCGGTGACAGGATTAGGCTTCTATACGTTGCGCTACTATGGGCTTCCTTCTCCTAGTGCGGTGACGGGGCAAGCCAGGGAGGGGACGCGGCGGCGTCAGTTGTGGCTATCGGCTTTGCTGGGTGCGGCTGCGATCGCGCTGAATCCAGAAATGATTGTCTGGGGACGCACAGGCGTCTCAGATATGCTGCTAACCGGCTGCGTGGGTTGTGCGCTACTTTCTTTTTTTCTTGGCTATGTCAACACCAACCAACCCGCGCTCCAAACTCGTTGGTATCTCGCTTTCTACGTGCTAGTTGCGTTGGCGATTTTGACAAAAGGGCCGGTCGGCATTGTCTTACCCGTTCTGATTATTGGGGCTTTTCTACTTTACCTGGGCAAGGCTCAGGAAGTGTTACGGGAGATGTTCCCGATTCGGGGCTTGGCACTGGTGTTGGTTTTGGCAGTGCCTTGGTATGTTTTGGTGATTTTACGGAACGGCGAAAACTACGTTAATAAGTTTTTTGGCTATCACAACTTGGAACGCTTCACAGGCGTTGTCAATCACCACTGGGCACCCTGGTATTTTTACTTCCTAGTGGTGCTGCTGGGTTTTGCGCCTTGGTCGATTTATTTGCCGGTCGCGATTGCCCGTCTCCGCTTTTGGCAGTGTGGCAAATGGCGGGACTCCCCCCGTTCCACTCATTTAGGTTTATTTGCTCTGTTTTGGTTTGCCGGGATCTTTGGCTTCTTCACCGTTGCAGTGACAAAACTCCCCAGCTATGTGCTGCCTTTAATGCCAGCCGCAGGAATTCTGGTGGCACTTTTGTTCAGCGATCAATTGAGGACTGGGGTGAAAGGACTGAGGACTGAGGAAGAAGAAGTCAGTACTCAAGAATTAGCAGTTAACCAGCCAGAAGGAGAATTCCCCACTCAGTCCTCATTCCTCCGTCCTTTCTTTTGGAGTGGCGTTGTCAATGTGGTGTTTTTATCAGTTTTGGCAGGTGCGATTCTATACAGCCCAAACTTCTTAGGGTATGACCCTGCTGTGCCCGATCTGCGCCAAATGGTTCAACGCTCCGGTTTGACGGTGCGGGGAGGCATCATCTGGGGGGCAACCGCTATTTGGGCAGGGCTGTTACTGCTGAAACGACGGCGGTGGCGTTGGCTGTGGAGTCCGAATCTAATCGGATTTATGGCTTTTATCATCTTTACGATCACACCTGCCTACTTCATGATGGATCAAGCCCGTCAGTTGCCGCTGCGGGAATTATCGGCACGAATCGCCCAAGTCCAGCAGCCAGGGGAAGCCATATTGATGATTGGTTTCAAAAAACCGAGTGTCGTATTTTACACGCAGCGCCCGGTGAATTACTTTGCCAAAGTTGCCTCGGCAATGGAATATATTGAAGCGATCGCGGCGACTCAGGCCAAGCCACCTTCGGTACTGATTTTGACCGAGCCTAAATATTTAGAGAAATCCAAACTACAGCCCAATCAATACCAAAATTTAGGCGCATCCGGTGCTTATCAGCTGATTCGGTTGTCAAAACAAATCGTTGCCAGTGTCCAACATCGATCCTCTAGCTAA
- a CDS encoding KGK domain-containing protein: MNNGFERIEADNVLCVNTNTQRLLINHSTFQVGEFINQMQAQVGVRGEQIKWFSEGINCKVLRPGANWKQGKVRVTLEFWPDEPESPLEDIRQQLKEDDS; encoded by the coding sequence ATGAACAATGGATTCGAGCGGATAGAAGCAGACAATGTTTTGTGTGTCAATACAAATACTCAGAGACTTTTAATTAATCACTCCACTTTCCAAGTGGGTGAATTCATCAACCAGATGCAGGCTCAGGTAGGAGTGAGAGGTGAGCAAATAAAGTGGTTTAGTGAGGGTATAAATTGCAAGGTTCTAAGACCCGGTGCTAATTGGAAACAAGGAAAGGTTAGAGTAACTCTAGAATTTTGGCCTGATGAGCCGGAATCACCGCTAGAGGATATTCGTCAGCAACTCAAAGAAGATGATAGCTAA